A stretch of DNA from Rheinheimera sp. MMS21-TC3:
ATTTATCTGGCTACAGCCGCGATTTTTCTGTTAAAGGCATGCAAATTGAAACTTTACTACCGGTAAACTTTATTAAAGGTGATATTATTTTATTGAACTTGCCTGAGTTACAAAAAATAAGTCAAAAACACCAATTAAGTGCCCTACCTTATGAGGTGATGGCTGTTAGTAAAAACCGTACTATTATCAATTTAAAAGTAGCGGGCAATGATGACAAACATATTGGCCAAGTGTTTTTTCAGCAACTTATCAAAAACAACCGTAGTAAGCTCACTCAGGCCCAAGAGACTCCGCGCTATCCAGGTTTATCTACTGCACTTAGAAACATGTATTTACAGTCACAAAACAACCTACAATTGTTTATACAGCGTAAAGGTATTCGCTATGAAATTAATACTATAACTAAAGGTAAAACTGCGCATAGTTTGCATAACATAATGCGATTTGGCCAAAAAGAAGCTGATACTATTGATTTAACTCATATATTACGCAACAGTGCGGCTATTTTACAGTTTGCCCAACAGCTAAAACAAATGAAACGGTTTGAGCAAAGTAATGAGTTTATTCTTTTTGTTAATGTTGCCGCTAATGCTAAAACCAGTAGTGATATAGAGTGTAAATATAGTTATGAGTTTGCTGATGAGAAAGCTATTAAAGATTATGTTTCTGCAGCACTACAGCACGGTTTATTATTTTGTTATCGTTTAAACCTATTGCGCACTAACAGACCAGATATTGACTACTTTGCTACTGAGCTTAATTATATTAGCACTTACGCCATCCACAAAGCTAAGTTAATTGAAGAGGAATTATGGAGCATAGTAGGCTTGTTAGATGTAATAGATATTTCAACTGAAATTTTTCTACGTTATGGTTTAAAGGTGAGTCTAGCAGCAATACAACAAGCTAAGCTGGCATTTTTATCCAGCTAGCTTATTAAGCTTCATTAGCTATTTAGTAATCAAATAAATATAACAACTGCAATAATGATCCTTGTTTAATTGCAAATTTAGCTTGCGCTTGAACGGCTGCTTTAGCATGAAAAGCGACACCATACTTAGCAGTTTTAAGCATAGGTATATCATTAGCGCCATCACCAATGGCAACTGTTTGTGTTGGCAAAATGTGATATTTTTTAGCTAATAGCTCAACAAGCTTTGCCTTTTTTTGCGCATCAACAATATCACCAATCACCTTACCCGTTAGTTTGTCATCGATGATCTCTAATTGGTTGGCAAAAGTCTCAGTTAAACTAAAACGCTGTTGTAATGCTTGAGTAAAATAGGTAAAGCCGCCTGAAGCTATAGCTATTTTCCAATTATATTGTTGCAGTTCACTAACTAAATCGGCTAAGCCTGCCATAATTGGCATTGATTCTAATACTTGAGCTAAAATTGCACTATCAGCCCCTTTTAAGGTGCCTACCCTAGCAATAAGACTTTGTTTAAAGTCTAGCTCGCCATTCATTGCTTGCGCCGTTATCTTGGCAACAGCTGCACCAACTCCGGCTAAATTAGCTATTTCATCAATACACTCTATTGCTATCGCGGTTGAATCCATATCCATAACCAATAAGCCAGGCTGCGCTAGCAAGGGCCGCGATGGTAGGTACAATTGCTCAACATTATACTTTATTGTTAATGCATTTAATTGCTGTTTCATAGCTAAGGTTAGTGGCGTTAATAATGCTAATTCTAGCGCTACAGCTAAGTTAACATGCGGTTTAATGCAACGCAGAGGTAGGAAGTCCCCCTCTGCAGCAACTATATTTATCACCTGTTGTAATAAATGCCAATTTAACCCCTCTCCAAATAAACGTAACTTAGCTAAGTTACTCTGTTCAACCGCATTAACCTGTTTATCTTGCATACTAATATTAGATTCAGCCGGGGTTAGGCCAGCTAACATAATTGAGCTGTGTAATAATAATTGGTTATCTTTACTACTTAAGCGATAATGCTGCTCAAGCTGTAAAATTGATAGTAAGCTAACTACTTTTGCTTGCTTTACAACTGGCTGTACTGATATCTGGTATAAAAAGGTCACTCGGTTACCTATACATAAAAGGGTTAGCGTGGCATGCTACAACTACAGTATCCACTCAATATACATAGCATTAATTTGTGAGGAATATGCAAATCCATAGCCTAAATGCGAATACTACATCAAGTTATATCAAGCTGCTACAAGTCGCCTTTGCTGTATTAGGTATTTGGCTACTGTTACAAGCTTGGGTGGTCACACAGCAGGAAGGTAAATTATTATTGCAACAACAAAGTAGTCAGCTAATGCGTGAAACATTAATTACATTAGCAGATACGGCTGCCTATTTGATTGAAAATGATCAGCTTGATGGACTAGAGCAATTAACTCAAAATGTTGCAGCAAGTAATTATTTATACGATGTAGTGGTATACGACGCTAATGGCGTACGAATAAGCAACTCTGAAAATAGCAGCCCTGCTCATCAATTATATCACCCAGATCATGCTGAAACCTTATCACCTATGGTGCAGCCCATTATTAAACAGCAGCAACTATTAGGGTATATCAAGTTAAGTCTACGACTTGATGCAACATTAAATCCAATCGCTAAACCTTGGCAAAACTTAATGCAGCGGATCTTGTTAATGCTACTTTTCGCCGGCGCTATTGGTTTCTTATTACGTCGAGGTTTTTCGCGCTTTTCTCGGCAGTCGATGCGCTTAAAGCCGCCCCAAGCCTAAAATATCAATGCTATTTTGCCACAAGGCGTGCGCTATTTCTGCAGCAGGCTCTGATCTTAACTGACAAAAACAAGCAAAAACCTCGGCTAACCTTGCAGGTGTATTTATTTGGCCTTGATATCCTGCTAACGGCATCGATGGTGCGTCGGTTTCAAGCACAAAACTAGATAATGGCAACTGCTGTACCACTTTATGTGTTTTAGCAGCGCGCTGATAAGTTATAGTGCCGCCTATACCTAACTTAAATCCTTGTTCAATAAAGGATTGTGCTTGTTGCACACTGCCAGAAAAGGCATGCAGAATGCCGCCTGCAGTAAAGTGTTGCCGTTTAATTTCCTCCAGCAATTGTGGCTGACTTTTGCGATGATGCAAGATCACAGGCTTTGCTAATTGCTTGGCTAAGGCTAATTGCTGCTCAAACCACGCTTGTTGTGCCAAAAAAGTATCGCTAGCCAACGCAAAGTCTAAGCCTATCTCGCCTACTGCGACAATTTGTTTGCTATGCGATTGATACAGCGCACTTAGTTGCTCAATAGCCGCTAATGGACTAGTTTTAGCCCACCAAGGATGAACACCTAAGGCAATATGCCAACAAGCTGCTTGTTGTTGCTGTAACTTGAGTAAAGTTGACCATGCTGCGGGCTCAGTTGCTGGAATAAGCAACTGTGTTACCCCGACTTGCTGGGCATCTTGCCAGTGCTGCTGTAACTGCTTTTGGTTAGGCTCAGTACCGGCAAGTTCAGGCAGATTTAAATGACAATGGGTATCAAATAAATTATATAAGTTAGAAGCTTTCTTCGCTGTAGAGGCCGTTATGGACATAACCGTTCAATTTGCCAGTCGCCGCTTGGCTGTAACGAATACATAAAGCGATCATGTAAACGATTATCACCGCCTTGCCAAAACTCAATTTTAGTTGGTCGAACTAAAAAGCCGCCCCAAAATGAAGGTAATGGCACTTCACCTTGCTGAAACTTATGTTTTACTTCGGCAAATTTTTGCATCAAGGCTTGGCGAGTTGAAATAGGCCGACTTTGCTCTGATGCCCAAGCTGCTAACTGGCTTTCTTTAGGCCGTGATAAAAAGTATTTAGCCACTTGCGCGGATGAAACCCGCTCGGCAACACCATACACAATCACTTGCCGCTCTAGCGGATGCCACGGAAAGTGCAAACACACTTTAGGGTTAGCCATAAGCTCTGTTGCTTTACGGCTACCTAAATTGGTGTAGAACACAAAGCCATCTGCGTTTACGTCTTTTAATAAAACGATACGCTGCGATGGCTGGCCGTGCTCATCAACACTGGCGACACACATCGCCGTAGGATCGGTTAATTCAGCTGCAATAGCGTCTTTTAACCAATGCTCAAACTGGATAATAGGATTTTTATCTAGTTGATCATAATCTAATTTATTAAGACTGTAACTACGACGAATAGCGTCTACTTTCATTACATGCGCTCCATTACCTCAATACCTAGCAATGACAAACCTTGCTTTAACATTCTAGAGGCTAAAATGCTCAGCATTAAACGGCTGTCGCGCAAGGCTGGCTCTATACCTGGCTTTAAGATGGCACAGGCTTCATAGAAGGTCATATATAGGCTAGCTAATTCGTATAAATAATTACAGAGTAAATTAGGCTGAGCGTCTTTAATCACTTGTTGAAGGGTTTCTTCAAAACGCAGAAGCTTCACCGCTAGCTGTTTTTCTTGCTCTTCAACTAAGCTTAGTTCGGCATTAAATCTATCGTCAATCTCGGCGCGACGTAAAATGCTACGCACGCGAGTGTAGGCATATTGTAAATAAGGTGCCGTTGCGCCTTCAAAGCTAAGCATCGCGTCCCAGCTAAAGATATAATCGCTCGTGCGGTTTTTTGATAAGTCGGCAAATTTCACCGCGCCAATACCCACTTTACGGGCAATTTCAGCCACTTCCTCTTCGCTTAACTCGGTAGATTTTTCAGCAACAACCGCTTTGGCTCTAACCACGGCTTCATCTAATAACTCTGCCAACTTAACGGTGCCGCCAGTACGGGTTTTAAATGGTTTACCATCTTCCCCCATCATAGTTCCAAATGGACAATGTTGATACGCCGTTTCTTGGCGTAAGTAGCCCGCCTTGCGAGCAACTAGCTCTACTTGTTTAAAGTGTAAGCTTTGCCGAGCATCAGTGAAAATAATTACTCTATCTGCGCCTAAGTCGTGGCTGCGGTATTGGCAAGCGGCTAAATCTGTTGTCGCATATAAAAAGCCACCACCAGTTTTTTGCACAATAAAGGGCGAAGGATTACCTTCTTTATCTGCTAGCTCTTGTAAAAATACGACTTCAGCGCCTTGATCAGACACGGCTAGCTGTTGAGCTTTTAAGTCATCAACGATGCCTTGTAACATACTGTTATAAGCACTTTCTGGCTTAATATCCGCATCGGTTAGGGTAACATTGAGCGTTTCGTAAACATCGCGGCTGTGTTTAACTGAGGTATCAATAAACAGCTGCCATAACGTCTGACAATGGCTATCGCCTGACTGTAGTTTAACCACATAATCACGTGATTTGTCAGCAAAGCCCTCTTCGTCGTCAAAACGCTTTTTAGCTTGACGATAAAAGTCTTCTAAGTCGGCTAAAGCCACTTGGGCTAAGTCTGTTCCCGCTTCAAGCTTATCTTCTAAATGAGCAATCAGCATACCAAATTGGGTTCCCCAATCGCCCATATGGTTTTGTCGGATAACCTTATCACCCCAAAACTCTAGACTGCGAACAACGGCATCACCAATAATAGTTGAACGTAAATGACCAACATGCATTTCTTTGGCAAGGTTAGGCGCTGAGTAATCAACAACTACCGTTTGCGGTGCTGGGTTAGTGTTTACGCCCAAACGCGGATCCGTCGATGCAGCTTGTAACTGCTTAGCTAACCACGTTTTAGCCAAGGTAACATTAATAAAGCCTGGGCCGGCTATTTCAACTTTTTCTGCCATATCATCTAGCTGCAAATGGCTTAATAGCTGCTGTGCTAATTGGCGCGGATTAGTTTTTAATATTTTTGCTGCCGCCATAGCACCATTAATTTGGTAATCACCAAATTCGGCTTTGCTGCTTATTGCAACAGCGGCATTGGTATCGGCAGGTAAACCTAAGGCAACAAAGGCAGCTTGAGTTTTTTCAGTTAAAATTTGTTTAATATTCATGTTCGTTGCCTATTAATGTTCACGTGTCTTATGGAACTGAATTTTCGGATAACGCTCCATGGCTAAATTAAGGTTAACCATAGTTGGGGCAATATAAGTTAAGTTATCACCGCCATCTAAGGCTAAGTTCTGACTGGCTTTATTGGTAAATTCATCTAAGGCTTTGCCATCATTTGAGTATACCCAACGCGCGGTAGCTACATTGACGTTTTCATAAAGCGCGTCTACGTTGTATTCGAATTTTAATCGGCTTACTACAACGTCAAACTGCAGCACACCCACAGCACCAACAATAAGATCGTTGCTATCCAGCGGACGGAATACTTGCACTGCCCCTTCTTCTGAAAGTTGTACTAAGCCTTTGAGTAGCTGCTTTTGCTTTAACGGATCACGTAAACGAATACGACGGAATAATTCAGGAGCAAAGTTTGGAATACCCGTAAATTGAATAGCATCGCCTTGGCTAAAAGTATCACCAATTTTAATGGTGCCATGGTTATGCAGGCCAATAATATCGCCAGGATAAGCAACATCTAAGTGCTCACGATCACCGGCAACAAAGGTTAAGGCTTGAGAGATAAGAATATCTTTGCCGAGCCGGACATGTCGTACCTTCATGCCTTTTTCATATTTACCAGACACAATACGTAAAAAGGCCACACGGTCACGGTGTTTCGGGTCCATATTGGCCTGAATTTTAAAGACAAAGCCACTAAAATTAGTATTATCCGCTGTGATGGCACCGGTATGAGTTTCACGAGATTGCGGTACAGGAGCCCACTTTACTAGGCCATCTAGCATATGGTCGACACCAAAGTTACCTAAAGCGGTACCAAAAAATACTGGCGTCAATTCGCCTTTTAAAAACAATTCGTGATCAAATTCATGGCTAGCACCTTGTACTAACTCCATTTCTTCACGTAGTTGTTCGGCGTAGCTGCCTAAACGCTTATCAAGTTCAGGGTTATCAATACCTTTAATAATATCGACATCTTGAATAGTGTGGCCAAAGCCAGATTTATATAAGATCACTTCGTCGCGTAGAATATGATAAACACCTTTAAAGCCTTTACCTGAGCCGATAGGCCAAGAAATAGGTGCACAGGCAATATTTAGTACGCTTTCTACTTCGTCTAATAAGTCGATAGGATCACGTATGTCGCGGTCCATCTTATTCATAAAGGTTAAAATAGGCGTGTCACGTAAACGGGCGACTTCCATTAACTTAATGGTTCTTTCTTCAACACCCTTAGCGCCATCGATAACCATTAAACAAGAGTCAACGGCGGTTAAAGTACGATAAGTATCTTCCGAGAAGTCAGCATGGCCTGGGGTATCCAGTAGGTTAACTAAACAGTCATCGTAAGGAAACTGCATCACAGAAGTCGTTACAGAAATCCCCCGCTCTTTTTCCATTTGCATCCAGTCTGACGTGGCAAACTGACCTGACTTTTTACCTTTAACCGTACCAGCTTTTTGTAATAAGTGTCCGAATAATAGGACTTTTTCAGTTATGGTCGTTTTACCCGCATCAGGGTGAGAAATGATAGCAAAGGTTCTTCGCTTATTGATTTCCTGGAGAAAGTTTTGGTTTGCCATTAATAAATTCTTTTAGTTGATACACGGATTTATACACTGTTGCATGCACCTATTTAGCGGTGCTTGGCGGGGCAATTCCGTCGGGTTAATTGTAATTGGCTGCTATTTTCGCTGATCTGCAGTTGATACACAATCAAAGCTTGGTTATTTAATTAGCGGCTTAGGCAGCTAACAGACAAGATTGAGTGCTGTTTAACGTAACGGCGGTAATTATATCAGAAGAAGGCCGACATGCGGTGATAGAAATAGCTATTTGCTATCTAGACTGGTGAAATCTAGATAGCCAACAATCTAAAAAGCAAGGCTAAAATCTATCTTGCGCTGACGCATATCTATGGCGCTTAGTACAACGGTTACTGAGTCACCTAAGCTAAACTTATTCTGCGTATTGACTAACTGCTGTTTAGCTGGGTCAAAAACAGTGTCACCTTGACTAAAACTAGACAGCGGTACTAAGCCCTCTACACCTTCAACTTTACTGCTATTAAGCTGGACAAAGAAACCATAATGACAAACGCCGGTAATTGTAGCTGTAAAAGTATCACCCATAAATTGCTGCATATATTGGCATTTAAGTGCAGCTTCCACTTCACGGCTTACTTCATCTGCTTTACGAGATTGACCAGAGCAATGCTGACTTAACGCTGTAATTGTTGGTAAATTATAAGGGTAATGCTTTTTATCAACTACTTTGCTGCTGAAAATCTGTTGATTGAAAAAGCTAAACATTTTTTGCATAGGGTTAGCTGTTTGTTGCTGCAATTTAGCACGAATTGCCCTATGGGTAACTAAGTCGGCATAACGACGAATAGGCGACGTAAAGTGAGCATAAGCCTGATAGGCTAAACCAAAGTGGCCTTGGTTATCGGCTGAGTATTCTGCTTGGCTTTGCGAGCGAAGTAATAAAGTGCGAATAACACTAGCATCAGGACGCGACGCTATTTTGGCTAATAAGTCATTATAATGTGCAGGTTTAGGTTCATCACCGCCAGCTAATTGTAAGCCTTTATCGGCTAACAAGCTGCGTAATAGGCTAAGCTTTTTAAGCTGAGGCCCGGCATGAACACGAAATAAACTAGGTATTTTATGCTGCTGTAAAAACTGTGCTGTGGCCACATTGGCACAAAGCATAAATTCTTCAATCATTCGGTGCGCATCATTACGCACTATTGGCTCTATACTGGCAATTTTCTGTTTTTTCGTTAAGTTAAGCTTACGCTCTTGGCTAACAAATTCGATAGCACCACGCTTTACCCTAGCTTGCTGTAAGTTTAAAAATAACTTATGTAAGTTGATTATATGCGGCGCTATAGTAGGCAGCGAAGCATTAACCGCTTTAGCCATTTTTGACGCTGGTTTAGCAATAACGGCATGGGCTTGGTCATAAGTTAAGCGGGCATGAGAATGTATTAGCCCTTCAGTAAAACGCGAGTGGGTAACGAGGCCTTGTTGGTTTATCGTTATATCACAGACCATAACCAGGCGATCTTGGTTTGGCATTAATGAGCAAAGTCCATTAGATAAGGCTTCTGGTAACATTGGAATAACTTGACCGGGGCAATAAATAGATGTCGCCCGTTGTTGTGCAACAATATCTAAGGCATCGTCTGGTTTTACATAGTGCGATACATCGGCAATGGCTACCAGTAAACGCCAGTCACCTGTTGCAGTTTGTTGACAATAAACCGCATCATCAAAGTCTTTTGCATCTGCGCCATCTATAGTAACAAAGGGTAAGGCTCTATAATCAACCCGCGCTAACTTATCTTGTTCGCTAACAGTGCTGCCAAGCAACCTAGCTTGTTGCAGCACATTTTTGTCCCAGCTGTCTGTTATGCCATGACGACGTAATGCTAGTTTGGTTTCTAAACCTGAGCTACCCGGTAAGCCTAAGGCTTCGGTAATTTTAACCTGTGTGTTTTGACGAAAGCTGGGATAGTCAATAATTTGCGTATTTACAAACTGACCTAGATACAAAGCCACTTGCGCATCGGCAATAACCTCTATGCGTTGGTTTACTTTATTGTTATCAGCCTGCAAGTAGTAATCGTTACCTTGGCGTTTTAATAAGCCTGCAAGGTGAGTAGTATTACGCTGCACAACTTTAATAAACTTAGTAAAGGAGCGTTTAGTCGCATTAGCTTCAATTAATACCTGTACGGTATCACCATCAAAAACATGGCTTAATTGATTTTGTGTAATAAATAAATCTTTCTCAGTGTTGCTAAAACTAACAAAACCAAAACCATCAGGATGTAGACAAATATCACCGGTAATAAGTAATGACTGATCAATTAATTGATAGCCTTGGCGTTGATTAAACATCAACTGACCATCACGCTCCATAGCACGAAGTCGACGTCGTAATGCTTCTTTTTGATCAGCATTGTGTAAGTCTAAGGCATCGGCTATTTGCTCACGATCTAGGGTTTGCTTCATTTTTTTAAAAAGGCTTAAAATAAAGTCGCGACCTGGAATAGGATTATCATAAACGTTAGTTGATATTGACTGTGCGGTTGGGTTCAAATTCATAAAATTCTCTTAAATTCGCCCATCGCTTTTTGATTCTGTCTTTTCAAGCTAGAAATATAATTAATCTCGTAAGTTGCAAGGATAAGCTGGAATAAAGCATAAGGCGTGGCTGACTCAAGGAGTCAAGGATGTGGATTAAGCGATTAATAATCAACTTAATAGGGTATTAAGAAAAGATCCCAAACCATAACCTGGGATCTTCTATTATAGAGTTAATAAATATAAAAACTCGAAGCTGTGATTAACCTATTACAGGCTGATAATATTTTCAGCTTGTGGACCTTTTTGGCCTTGTGACAAAGTAAATTGTACACGTTGACCTTCAGCTAAAGTTTTGAAACCGTCGCCACTAATTGCACTGAAGTGAGCAAACACATCAGGGCCAGATTCTTGCTCGATAAAGCCAAAGCCTTTTGCTTCGTTAAACCATTTTACTGAACCAGTAGTTGTATTAGACATAATAGATATCCTAGATATTAATAAAAAATGCGCCTGAAATTAGGCTATAAAGCTGAAAAAACATATATTTAACTGAGGATAACGCGAAGAATTATTACTAATAAACTACGAGGTACATACAAATAAACAGGGCTTTCTAAC
This window harbors:
- the serB gene encoding phosphoserine phosphatase SerB, with translation MTFLYQISVQPVVKQAKVVSLLSILQLEQHYRLSSKDNQLLLHSSIMLAGLTPAESNISMQDKQVNAVEQSNLAKLRLFGEGLNWHLLQQVINIVAAEGDFLPLRCIKPHVNLAVALELALLTPLTLAMKQQLNALTIKYNVEQLYLPSRPLLAQPGLLVMDMDSTAIAIECIDEIANLAGVGAAVAKITAQAMNGELDFKQSLIARVGTLKGADSAILAQVLESMPIMAGLADLVSELQQYNWKIAIASGGFTYFTQALQQRFSLTETFANQLEIIDDKLTGKVIGDIVDAQKKAKLVELLAKKYHILPTQTVAIGDGANDIPMLKTAKYGVAFHAKAAVQAQAKFAIKQGSLLQLLYLFDY
- a CDS encoding AhpA/YtjB family protein, which translates into the protein MQIHSLNANTTSSYIKLLQVAFAVLGIWLLLQAWVVTQQEGKLLLQQQSSQLMRETLITLADTAAYLIENDQLDGLEQLTQNVAASNYLYDVVVYDANGVRISNSENSSPAHQLYHPDHAETLSPMVQPIIKQQQLLGYIKLSLRLDATLNPIAKPWQNLMQRILLMLLFAGAIGFLLRRGFSRFSRQSMRLKPPQA
- a CDS encoding TatD family hydrolase, with translation MSITASTAKKASNLYNLFDTHCHLNLPELAGTEPNQKQLQQHWQDAQQVGVTQLLIPATEPAAWSTLLKLQQQQAACWHIALGVHPWWAKTSPLAAIEQLSALYQSHSKQIVAVGEIGLDFALASDTFLAQQAWFEQQLALAKQLAKPVILHHRKSQPQLLEEIKRQHFTAGGILHAFSGSVQQAQSFIEQGFKLGIGGTITYQRAAKTHKVVQQLPLSSFVLETDAPSMPLAGYQGQINTPARLAEVFACFCQLRSEPAAEIAHALWQNSIDILGLGRL
- the pdxH gene encoding pyridoxamine 5'-phosphate oxidase is translated as MKVDAIRRSYSLNKLDYDQLDKNPIIQFEHWLKDAIAAELTDPTAMCVASVDEHGQPSQRIVLLKDVNADGFVFYTNLGSRKATELMANPKVCLHFPWHPLERQVIVYGVAERVSSAQVAKYFLSRPKESQLAAWASEQSRPISTRQALMQKFAEVKHKFQQGEVPLPSFWGGFLVRPTKIEFWQGGDNRLHDRFMYSLQPSGDWQIERLCP
- the argS gene encoding arginine--tRNA ligase, with the translated sequence MNIKQILTEKTQAAFVALGLPADTNAAVAISSKAEFGDYQINGAMAAAKILKTNPRQLAQQLLSHLQLDDMAEKVEIAGPGFINVTLAKTWLAKQLQAASTDPRLGVNTNPAPQTVVVDYSAPNLAKEMHVGHLRSTIIGDAVVRSLEFWGDKVIRQNHMGDWGTQFGMLIAHLEDKLEAGTDLAQVALADLEDFYRQAKKRFDDEEGFADKSRDYVVKLQSGDSHCQTLWQLFIDTSVKHSRDVYETLNVTLTDADIKPESAYNSMLQGIVDDLKAQQLAVSDQGAEVVFLQELADKEGNPSPFIVQKTGGGFLYATTDLAACQYRSHDLGADRVIIFTDARQSLHFKQVELVARKAGYLRQETAYQHCPFGTMMGEDGKPFKTRTGGTVKLAELLDEAVVRAKAVVAEKSTELSEEEVAEIARKVGIGAVKFADLSKNRTSDYIFSWDAMLSFEGATAPYLQYAYTRVRSILRRAEIDDRFNAELSLVEEQEKQLAVKLLRFEETLQQVIKDAQPNLLCNYLYELASLYMTFYEACAILKPGIEPALRDSRLMLSILASRMLKQGLSLLGIEVMERM
- the prfC gene encoding peptide chain release factor 3 codes for the protein MANQNFLQEINKRRTFAIISHPDAGKTTITEKVLLFGHLLQKAGTVKGKKSGQFATSDWMQMEKERGISVTTSVMQFPYDDCLVNLLDTPGHADFSEDTYRTLTAVDSCLMVIDGAKGVEERTIKLMEVARLRDTPILTFMNKMDRDIRDPIDLLDEVESVLNIACAPISWPIGSGKGFKGVYHILRDEVILYKSGFGHTIQDVDIIKGIDNPELDKRLGSYAEQLREEMELVQGASHEFDHELFLKGELTPVFFGTALGNFGVDHMLDGLVKWAPVPQSRETHTGAITADNTNFSGFVFKIQANMDPKHRDRVAFLRIVSGKYEKGMKVRHVRLGKDILISQALTFVAGDREHLDVAYPGDIIGLHNHGTIKIGDTFSQGDAIQFTGIPNFAPELFRRIRLRDPLKQKQLLKGLVQLSEEGAVQVFRPLDSNDLIVGAVGVLQFDVVVSRLKFEYNVDALYENVNVATARWVYSNDGKALDEFTNKASQNLALDGGDNLTYIAPTMVNLNLAMERYPKIQFHKTREH
- the rnr gene encoding ribonuclease R yields the protein MNLNPTAQSISTNVYDNPIPGRDFILSLFKKMKQTLDREQIADALDLHNADQKEALRRRLRAMERDGQLMFNQRQGYQLIDQSLLITGDICLHPDGFGFVSFSNTEKDLFITQNQLSHVFDGDTVQVLIEANATKRSFTKFIKVVQRNTTHLAGLLKRQGNDYYLQADNNKVNQRIEVIADAQVALYLGQFVNTQIIDYPSFRQNTQVKITEALGLPGSSGLETKLALRRHGITDSWDKNVLQQARLLGSTVSEQDKLARVDYRALPFVTIDGADAKDFDDAVYCQQTATGDWRLLVAIADVSHYVKPDDALDIVAQQRATSIYCPGQVIPMLPEALSNGLCSLMPNQDRLVMVCDITINQQGLVTHSRFTEGLIHSHARLTYDQAHAVIAKPASKMAKAVNASLPTIAPHIINLHKLFLNLQQARVKRGAIEFVSQERKLNLTKKQKIASIEPIVRNDAHRMIEEFMLCANVATAQFLQQHKIPSLFRVHAGPQLKKLSLLRSLLADKGLQLAGGDEPKPAHYNDLLAKIASRPDASVIRTLLLRSQSQAEYSADNQGHFGLAYQAYAHFTSPIRRYADLVTHRAIRAKLQQQTANPMQKMFSFFNQQIFSSKVVDKKHYPYNLPTITALSQHCSGQSRKADEVSREVEAALKCQYMQQFMGDTFTATITGVCHYGFFVQLNSSKVEGVEGLVPLSSFSQGDTVFDPAKQQLVNTQNKFSLGDSVTVVLSAIDMRQRKIDFSLAF
- a CDS encoding cold-shock protein; its protein translation is MSNTTTGSVKWFNEAKGFGFIEQESGPDVFAHFSAISGDGFKTLAEGQRVQFTLSQGQKGPQAENIISL